A stretch of the Candidatus Curtissbacteria bacterium genome encodes the following:
- a CDS encoding winged helix-turn-helix domain-containing protein — MLIDLLISKVRVKILELFLGSPDETYHVREIVRRVGEEINAVRRELARLEKTGLLASQWRANRRYYSARKDYIFYFELLSVINKSVGLGGNILKNKAKLGKVRYAMISGSFVRGKPYAQNDVDLFVVGTIVLPELGAIVREEEARRNREINFTPMTEEEFAFRKSRRDPFVVGVLSKPRVMLIGDEEEMVKL; from the coding sequence ATGCTAATAGACCTTTTGATCTCTAAAGTCCGTGTCAAAATCCTGGAGCTTTTCCTAGGCAGTCCCGACGAGACTTACCATGTTCGAGAAATAGTAAGGAGAGTAGGCGAGGAAATTAATGCCGTCAGACGAGAGCTTGCAAGGCTCGAAAAGACAGGACTCTTAGCCTCTCAGTGGAGGGCCAACAGAAGATACTACAGCGCAAGAAAAGACTACATCTTTTACTTCGAACTACTTTCGGTAATCAATAAGTCCGTCGGCCTCGGCGGCAATATTCTAAAAAATAAAGCTAAACTTGGAAAAGTTCGTTACGCAATGATTTCAGGATCTTTCGTAAGAGGAAAACCATATGCTCAAAACGACGTCGACCTTTTTGTTGTCGGAACAATAGTTCTTCCTGAACTTGGAGCAATCGTCAGAGAAGAAGAAGCAAGAAGAAACAGGGAAATAAACTTTACGCCAATGACAGAAGAAGAATTTGCCTTCCGCAAAAGCCGCAGAGACCCCTTTGTTGTGGGCGTCCTCTCTAAGCCGCGTGTCATGTTAATTGGTGATGAAGAGGAAATGGTCAAACTCTAA
- a CDS encoding DUF3048 domain-containing protein: MTLLNSKLKILIASIVLYVASAGISYVVFNSVIEKPLNLNTPFGNLTDITSGSDEGTKDKECPINGELHTENRQDQWEKRRPLGVMIENHLDARPVIGLTRADVIYEAVAEGGITRYLAVYLCQDAGDIAPIRSARTYFLDWVSEYDALYAHVGGANTPGPANALGQIRDYEIRDMDQFGLGYPTYWRGADKLAPHNVHSTTKKLWEAAEKRKFGSEDEDGNRWDQNFTKWLFKDEAKLEERKDQGPITVPFWPQGADYTVTWNYDKTSNTYRRSHGQEAQIDPLTKEPLSAKNVVVQFQIERNADDGYPDEHLLYGTTGTGNALIFQDGKVIEGKWSKQSRTARTKFTDKAGKEISFTRGRIWIETIPVGNSVKY, translated from the coding sequence ATGACTTTATTAAATTCGAAATTAAAAATTTTAATCGCAAGCATAGTGTTGTATGTTGCTTCGGCGGGTATTTCTTACGTCGTTTTCAATTCGGTTATCGAAAAACCCCTCAATTTAAATACTCCCTTTGGTAACCTTACAGACATCACTTCGGGTTCTGACGAAGGAACAAAAGATAAAGAATGTCCAATTAATGGAGAACTCCACACCGAAAACAGACAAGACCAGTGGGAGAAAAGAAGACCGCTTGGCGTAATGATAGAGAACCACCTCGACGCAAGACCAGTGATTGGATTGACCCGCGCGGACGTCATTTATGAAGCAGTGGCGGAAGGCGGAATCACAAGATATTTGGCCGTTTACCTCTGCCAGGATGCAGGTGATATCGCGCCAATAAGAAGCGCTCGTACTTACTTTCTCGATTGGGTTTCCGAATACGATGCTCTCTACGCCCACGTAGGCGGAGCAAACACCCCGGGCCCTGCCAATGCCCTTGGTCAAATTCGAGATTACGAGATTAGGGACATGGATCAATTCGGTTTAGGTTACCCGACTTATTGGAGAGGAGCTGATAAACTAGCTCCTCACAACGTCCATTCAACGACAAAGAAACTTTGGGAAGCTGCCGAAAAAAGAAAATTTGGTTCTGAAGACGAGGACGGAAACAGATGGGATCAAAATTTCACCAAATGGCTGTTCAAAGATGAGGCAAAGCTAGAGGAGAGAAAAGATCAAGGACCAATAACCGTTCCATTTTGGCCGCAAGGGGCAGATTACACAGTTACCTGGAATTATGACAAGACGTCAAACACTTACAGAAGATCTCATGGCCAAGAAGCCCAAATTGATCCTTTGACGAAAGAACCACTTTCTGCCAAAAATGTTGTCGTGCAGTTCCAAATAGAAAGAAATGCCGATGATGGCTATCCAGATGAACATCTGTTGTATGGAACAACAGGTACCGGCAATGCCCTAATCTTCCAAGACGGAAAAGTCATCGAGGGAAAGTGGTCCAAACAATCAAGAACAGCAAGAACAAAGTTTACAGATAAAGCCGGGAAAGAAATATCTTTCACTCGCGGCAGAATTTGGATAGAAACAATTCCTGTTGGTAATTCTGTTAAGTATTAA
- a CDS encoding DUF5679 domain-containing protein, whose translation MTEMYCVKCRAKRDDPNAQSVTMKNGKPAKKGKCPVCGTAMFKIGG comes from the coding sequence ATGACAGAAATGTATTGTGTTAAGTGCCGCGCAAAAAGAGACGATCCCAACGCTCAATCAGTTACCATGAAAAATGGCAAACCCGCAAAGAAAGGTAAATGCCCAGTTTGCGGTACAGCCATGTTCAAAATTGGTGGCTAA
- a CDS encoding DUF4446 family protein, which produces MESLQISNFILIGLGIWIALLNIYLFKIMSAYKRLTRGANNQNLSQVLESLISKVQIEEKRLFEIAKEVNKIEEKNKSNFQKYALIRYNPFEDSGGDQSFIAAFLDGNNNGIVLSSLHSRGGTRVYAKQVIEGKATSHQFSKEEKEVVEKATANK; this is translated from the coding sequence ATGGAAAGCCTACAAATTTCGAACTTTATACTAATAGGACTGGGAATTTGGATTGCACTTTTAAATATTTATCTGTTTAAAATAATGAGCGCTTACAAGCGCTTAACTCGGGGTGCTAACAACCAAAACCTAAGCCAAGTTCTGGAAAGTCTAATTTCTAAAGTCCAGATCGAAGAAAAAAGGCTATTTGAGATCGCAAAAGAAGTAAACAAAATCGAGGAAAAGAACAAGTCAAACTTCCAAAAATATGCTTTAATAAGGTATAACCCTTTCGAGGATTCGGGTGGAGACCAAAGTTTCATCGCGGCCTTCTTAGATGGCAACAATAATGGCATAGTGCTCTCTTCCCTTCATTCGAGAGGTGGCACCAGAGTTTACGCAAAACAGGTAATAGAAGGAAAAGCAACTTCACACCAGTTTTCTAAAGAAGAAAAAGAAGTTGTCGAGAAGGCAACTGCAAACAAATGA